The following are encoded together in the Longimicrobium sp. genome:
- a CDS encoding CBS and ACT domain-containing protein — MLVKNRMTPDPVAVRPGDTLADALRLTREHRVRHLPVVEDGALVGIVSDRDIRLASPSPLAVPDPERAEFLERTPIGQVMTREVITAGPLDTVEDAAGQLCRHRIGALPVVDAYGKLLGMVTETDILTAFAEVLSAGGPSSRLEVSLPDRPGELARTLHVLGEELRLNVTSLMVLPRGEEGRKTAIVHVATIDPREAIHALEAAGARVGWPSLEHDLRKEGV, encoded by the coding sequence ATGCTGGTCAAGAACCGCATGACCCCCGACCCCGTCGCGGTGCGCCCCGGCGACACCCTGGCCGACGCGCTGCGCCTCACCCGCGAGCACCGCGTCCGCCACCTCCCGGTGGTGGAGGACGGGGCGCTGGTGGGGATCGTCTCCGACCGCGACATCCGCCTGGCCAGCCCATCGCCGCTGGCGGTGCCCGACCCCGAGCGCGCCGAGTTCCTGGAGCGCACCCCGATCGGCCAGGTGATGACGCGCGAGGTGATCACCGCCGGGCCGCTCGACACGGTGGAGGACGCCGCCGGACAGCTCTGCCGCCACCGCATCGGGGCGCTTCCCGTGGTCGACGCCTACGGGAAGCTGCTGGGGATGGTCACCGAGACCGACATCCTCACCGCCTTCGCCGAGGTGCTCTCCGCGGGCGGCCCCTCGTCGCGGCTGGAGGTGTCGCTCCCCGACCGGCCGGGCGAGCTGGCGCGCACCCTCCACGTGCTGGGCGAGGAGCTCAGGCTCAACGTCACCAGCCTGATGGTGCTCCCCCGGGGCGAGGAGGGGCGCAAGACGGCGATCGTGCACGTGGCCACCATCGACCCGCGCGAGGCGATCCACGCGCTGGAGGCGGCGGGGGCGCGGGTGGGGTGGCCGTCGCTGGAGCACGACCTGCGCAAGGAGGGGGTGTGA
- a CDS encoding acetoin utilization protein AcuC yields the protein MSAPRTAFVWDPGVTAYRFRPDHPFNPKRLELTVSLIEALGLVGGERTPVVAPRPATDEELLRVHSRAYVDAVKRLSEPGADESEAWRWGLGTDDTPVFPGMHEVTALVTGATIRAAELVMSGEFTRAFNIAGGLHHAHESRGSGFCVYSDLAAAIAWIREAHGARVMYIDYDAHHGDGVQGIFYRDPEVLTLSVHESGRYLFPGTGFVDELGEGEGYGYSLNLPLEPFTEDGSWTWLHGKLLAEAAEAFRPDVIVLQNGCDGHVLDPLTHLRATTRLYEETVRLVCEIADRVCGGRVVATGGGGYAIWRVVPRAWTLVWGALSGQEVPNQVPRAWTQRWQGESPELLPEQMRDGEGEYPPVPRRAEVEATNRRTLESLRRQALPLLRGWGMAF from the coding sequence GTGAGCGCGCCCCGGACGGCGTTCGTCTGGGACCCCGGCGTCACCGCGTACCGCTTCCGCCCCGACCACCCCTTCAACCCGAAGCGGCTGGAGCTCACCGTCTCGCTGATCGAGGCGCTGGGGCTGGTGGGCGGCGAGCGGACCCCCGTCGTCGCCCCCCGCCCGGCCACCGACGAGGAGCTCCTGCGCGTGCACTCGCGCGCCTACGTCGACGCCGTCAAGCGCCTGAGCGAGCCCGGCGCCGACGAGAGCGAGGCGTGGCGCTGGGGGCTGGGAACCGACGACACCCCCGTCTTCCCCGGGATGCACGAGGTGACCGCGCTGGTCACCGGGGCCACCATCCGCGCGGCCGAGCTGGTGATGTCGGGCGAGTTCACCCGCGCCTTCAACATCGCGGGCGGGCTGCACCACGCCCACGAGAGCCGCGGCTCGGGGTTCTGCGTCTACAGCGACCTGGCGGCGGCGATCGCCTGGATCCGCGAGGCGCACGGCGCGCGGGTGATGTACATCGACTACGACGCCCACCACGGCGACGGGGTGCAGGGGATCTTCTACCGCGACCCCGAGGTACTCACGCTCTCGGTCCACGAGTCGGGCCGGTACCTGTTCCCGGGGACCGGGTTCGTGGACGAGCTGGGCGAGGGGGAGGGCTACGGCTACTCGCTCAACCTCCCGCTGGAGCCCTTCACCGAGGACGGCTCGTGGACCTGGCTCCACGGGAAGCTCCTCGCCGAGGCGGCCGAGGCGTTCCGCCCCGACGTGATCGTGCTGCAGAACGGCTGCGACGGCCACGTCCTGGACCCGCTGACCCACCTGCGCGCCACCACCCGCCTGTACGAAGAGACCGTCCGCCTGGTCTGCGAGATCGCCGACCGGGTGTGCGGCGGCCGCGTGGTGGCCACGGGGGGCGGGGGCTACGCGATCTGGCGGGTGGTGCCCCGCGCCTGGACGCTGGTGTGGGGCGCCCTCTCGGGGCAGGAGGTCCCCAACCAGGTCCCCCGGGCCTGGACCCAGCGCTGGCAGGGCGAGAGCCCCGAGCTCCTCCCCGAGCAGATGCGCGACGGGGAGGGCGAGTACCCCCCGGTGCCGCGCCGGGCCGAGGTGGAGGCCACCAACCGCCGCACGCTGGAGTCGCTGCGCCGGCAGGCGCTGCCGCTGCTGCGCGGGTGGGGGATGGCCTTCTGA
- a CDS encoding GNAT family N-acetyltransferase gives MDRPLLPATFTDKGGHVFSVRELRPDDRAALEAFYADFDPKRAAQGLPPEGPARVARWLDGILPSGRHLVVEREGRMVGHAMLMPTGREGVREYAIFLARDVRGQGVGTQVNRLSVELAKAMDVRRLWLSVEPTNRPALRSYEKAGFRFRPGTIYSPEVEMELDLR, from the coding sequence ATGGACCGCCCGCTTCTTCCCGCCACCTTCACCGACAAGGGAGGACACGTGTTCTCCGTGCGTGAGCTGCGCCCCGACGACCGGGCGGCGCTCGAGGCGTTCTACGCCGACTTCGACCCCAAGCGCGCCGCCCAGGGCCTCCCCCCCGAGGGGCCGGCCCGCGTGGCGCGCTGGCTGGACGGCATCCTCCCCTCCGGCCGCCACCTGGTGGTGGAGCGCGAGGGCCGCATGGTCGGCCACGCCATGCTGATGCCCACCGGGCGCGAGGGGGTGCGCGAGTACGCCATCTTCCTGGCCAGGGACGTGCGCGGGCAGGGGGTGGGCACGCAGGTTAACCGCCTGTCGGTGGAGCTGGCGAAGGCGATGGACGTCAGGCGCCTGTGGCTCTCGGTGGAGCCCACCAACCGCCCGGCGCTGCGCAGCTACGAGAAGGCCGGCTTCCGCTTCCGCCCCGGCACCATCTACTCCCCCGAGGTGGAGATGGAGCTGGACCTGCGCTGA